The nucleotide sequence CAGTCCTTGGTCCAATCGCTAAGTCTTGTCGGTCGGTCGATGCCGAACGTCGGGGCTTGGTCAGCCTTGCTCCCTGACAAAGGCAAGACGTCCGAGAGGATGATCGCGCAAAACCACGGGTCCGTGGGTGAGCCGGCAAAGCGATTTGTCGGCGTAGCCTCAGGAAAGCCGGGTTGCCGAGGGAAACGGTTGTCATGGTTCGGATGTGTATCCGGCCGAGACCGCCGCCAAGGCATGTCAGACGAGAGTCGGAGATGAGGCTGCCCACTCGACCGGATTGACCCGCGTTGGGTCAACCGTTTTCGTCGTTGTTTGTGGTCCCCCTGTGGGCCGCACTCACTCCTGGAGAAAGACAAATGAAGAATTTCGCTACCAGCTTTGTGAACTTCCTGAAGGAAGAAGATGGACCGACCGCCGTTGAGTACGCCGTCATGTTGGCGTTGATCGTCGTGGTCTGCTTGGCCGCTGTCGGTACCGTCGGTACCAACGCTGCTACCAAGTTCGACGCTGTCGGTACCG is from Crateriforma conspicua and encodes:
- a CDS encoding Flp family type IVb pilin — its product is MKNFATSFVNFLKEEDGPTAVEYAVMLALIVVVCLAAVGTVGTNAATKFDAVGTAIAGN